Genomic DNA from Rana temporaria chromosome 1, aRanTem1.1, whole genome shotgun sequence:
GTACCCAATAAAATGATAAGTTAATCTATATCCATAGAAAAATAACATAATCAGACAACAAACATGTTCACTTCTTTGATAAAAAATATGCCAGTTGTGTGTTAAGGTCAGGGGATTGAAAGAAATGGGTCTTACCTAACTTTGGCTAACTTAAACTGATTAAGTCATGGCTTTGAGAAAGACCAGCATTTTGTGTAGTACATTCTACTGGCATTGTACAGAAGGGCTgtccatataaaaaatatatacatgcaTATGCAAACAGAGGCATAGCTAAGAACCTTTGGGCACAGTGTTATGTAATATCTCATCTCTGCAGCATTTTAGTGTAATCACACTAAAATGCTAATAATGCTAATGCTATTCACATAATTACATTTCCACCTTGAGATGGACAAGGTTAACCCAAATTAATGGTTACTTGGGCAGCAATGGGAAATATAAATTTAGATTTTAGGCATACATAGTCAAAACTTTTAATTGATAATAGATTTAAAAGGTTGCCACATGATCTTCATGTAGACAcaaagggagatttactaaaactgatgcactcagaatgtggtgcagctgtgaatgatagccaatcagcttctaactttagctttgttaattaaagtgtaagttcacctttacagaaaatctgtaaggtgacctTACACTGGACCTCCTCCCCATCCTACCTCCAGCTGTACCAAGATTGTTGCAATCCCCCCTGCTGTTAGACACAGAAAAGCCGCTTCACTGACCCAGCGATTTAAAATCCCTGTGGCTTAATCTCCTGTCCATATTGCTTAGCCAGTACAAATATAAGGTATTGTAATTGGTCAGCACCATCAAATGGAcagcgctgaccaatcagaagcCATATAGCCTGTATTGCCAGCACTATGAGCAGAGAAAGCCACCAAGATTTAAAAACCCCCGGACCAGTGAAGTGGCTTTTCAGTGTCTAACAGCGGAGGATCACGACAATCTGATACAGCAGGACCAGGTGATATGGGGAGGGGGTTTAGTGTAaggtcaccttacagattttctgtaaaggtgaacttacactttaagctttggcaataaaacctggaagctgattggtttctatgcagagcttcaccagagTTTGCACACTTcagatttagtaaataaccttCAAAATAAATTACTGCAAACTCTTACAGTCTGTACTCACATAGGCTTCCATAATATAGATAATGGTTATTATCTGCAGATATTCCAATTTTTCGGCAGACAAGGTAATCAAAAATCGAACCCTTTGACGATCAGTAAATATATGGAACGTGAATGTCTTCACAATACCAATATAGTACAATCACAGGATTACTATATCTGTCTATATATGTTAAGAATTATTTGACCATTAAAATCTATATcttaaatatttggctgtagacaTTGCTCTCTAAATCTGTATGTTTAGCTGCCTTGTCAAATAAAGAATCAATAAAAGTAGTTGCAGTAACTTTAATTACTGCTCTTTACAAAAAATTAATTCAGTGGTGTCAATCTATAGAACAAGGCATATTTTACAACATAAAGTGAGAAATTTTTAATGGGTTTCTTTAACAAAAAATGCATGTTTGAAGTTACCAAAACAAGCTGGAAACTTTGTTATTGCCTGTTAGCTTATATGTGCAATAAGTCTTGCTAaatatttaaagtgaacctgtgtccAAATTACTCATGCTaaagcatttacattttttgaacAATCAGCAAAACAAGCCATCGTTATATCTGTAGCTACAGGCATTGTGGAAAAATACTCTTCAGATTTCACAACAGAGTCACAGAAATGTCAGATATTTTCTATGGAGAGAAAATTTTTAAATCCTGCCAGCCTTTTAATGTAAACATACCACAGGCATTTTTGAGTTGTTAGAAACTGACTGTGCTGTGATTCTGAGTGTCTTTAAAAATGAATTGCCCAACAGTACATGCAGCTTGTGAGGTTGAGGGTTGGTTTGTTTAAAGCTCTTTTATTGTTTGTTAACAAACTATAaatatgttaaagtggttgtaaacatttacaaatgcttagtaaagtgactggcctcaggtgatgcaaGAGATGAAAAAAATCCTCCTATATAAGTTGTACCTATTTTATTGACTCCTATATCACAAATTTTACAAAACATCTCTAGCAGGTAGGAGTTGGAAATCTGACATAACACACTGCAAAGCACATAGCCAGGAGCTGAGTGTAACAGAGCCTTGAGTGGAGGGAATATACTCCCCCCCCAGACACTCACACATACACAAACTCATAGgcaaacatgcacagctgaggcctttaatcacaggctgtgtgctggtgtTCCCCTTCATCCTTTGGAATTAGCATTAGCTGTAGCGAGGATTCatgcagagcaggcaggcagcagacagaaatcaccCTCAGAGTTTGGATTGAGTCAAGTACATACTATAAAAAGGATATGCTCTTtttatgtcagaggtttacaacccctttaatacccaTAATCTGGACACAGGTAAACTTGTACATGTTTTATTTTCAATAGCATATTGTAAGCATCAATTTTTGCTTTTGGCAGCTAAGTCGGTAAAATACTAGACCTCAATACCATATATAATTGTGTTTTATCCCAAAGCTTTCACAGTGAACCATATGCATAAAAGCATATACAGAAAATGAGGTGCTGCCTAAAGCAACACATAAGAATCTTCCACTCCTGTTTCTAGTGTATATTAGACAAAGAGTGgtaatcattatttttattttttttgtggaaaatttACGTTTTTCAAACAACCTTAAGGATGAGGTCAAGTTGTTTTGTAAATGCCCAGAGATTTTAATATGGCTGCCTGTCCTTAGTTATACCTCTGCACCCAGATGTAGCCCTCATTGAGTCTACGTGCCAGTGCTACTAACAGTATATTATATTTCGGAAGAATAGATTCATTCATTCTGAAGCATCTCTAGGTATTCTGAAAGTGTGAGTATGTGCAGTTAACTGAATACGATGGCTATGATGAGGACACAAGTCAGTTTTActgttttttcacaaaaataaaatgaacacaaTGCAAAACAGTATGTATGAAATATACAGACATCTACAAATGTGCCCTGAATTCCTTCAGTAGAGGTATTGTATTGCAATATCACATGGTTTAATTGAAAATTTAGACCAGATGGTACAAATGGCTTCATGAAatattaaaggagaactccatTCAAACATATGTTTCAAATCAAACCTCCAAAATTTAAACGTAGAAGAGTATAATGCCACAACCCTACAGGCAGAATTTAAAAATTATATAGGTTAGAGTTTAAAAACAAAGTCAAAAAAGGTTTGCCATAATACACAAACTCAATTAATTGAGGCTAATAGCTCTTTGACCTAAATGGCTTTGTAATTGTAGATTGTCTCTGTGTTGTAATTTGGTGCTTCTGAATGTTAATTTAGTAAAAATGCCATGATTTATCAGCTCTACTGGCTatcctaaactgagaaattttcAGGTTTACATCAAAAGTAATGACTTGTAAATTCAATTTTAAGAAGGCAACACTGTATTTTAGTGGAGGGTTTTTCGCTTCTTTTTACTTACTTTAATCAAGCAACTGGTTATCATGTCCTCTAGCACAGCTCAGCAAGCTCTTCACCCCCACAGAGGAAAGGAATGAAAAGTAAAAGGAGAGTGTTGacactggggttaatttactaaaggcaaatcactTGAAGTGCACTAGTAAGTGCAGTCTCTACAGATCTCaagggaagatctgaaataaggggagactgctgatttctatcatccaatcatgtgcaagcaaaaatgcatttttttttattttccttgcatgcccccctcaaaTCTAtgacgactgcacttccaagtgcacttgcagtgcacagagggtttacctttagtaaataaacccttaaATAAACCCTTAAATCTTTTGAGCAGCTAATTAAATATATAAGTGTAGACTTTGGCCATCACTTAATTGTCTTCTTGTGGCATGTCCGAAAAGAGAACTTTAGGTCAACTGCCGGTTCAAAAAACCTGTACCTCAAAATGTATTCAGTTAGGCACGTTATTGCCTACATTTTTACTTTCCTGCTATATCTACAAGGCAAAACACTTTACTGCATCTACAGAAAACAAGGATACCTAATACAGTAGAAGCATGAAATCTCATGTTTCACAGCTTGGGAAAAACAGCTGCATCACTTCTTGCTGTCTTAGGTCTTAAAACCCTGAACACCTAAGATTTTTGATTTGGATGTGCCTTTGGTAGTGAAGAATGTTTCAGTAATTGGTGATATACATTTATCATAAGCGGGGTGGATTTACCCACTAGAGGAGATAAATGGTATTACAACCGCATAGTGGTAGATCCGGAGTGGGGGTGCCCCTTAGTATCTTCTACTTGCTAAAAGGCAGAGCAGAATGATGTGTATTGTACTTGTATAACTCATACACATACAATACACATCATactgcccctcctcctcctcctcctagttaCCAGGAGATGGCAGTTGTTTGCAATCAAGTGACACATAGCTGGAGAGTGGGGCTGGCAGTGTGTGTGGAAAGTGGATAGAGGCCTGgacaaaaacaatgttttttaaaagcaaaatcgaagggtgaggtaagtgaaggaggactgcactaaggtaaagaaagctatttaggaaaacaaaattgtactcttacacttacaacccctttaaactagcTGCTGGCATCCATGGTTCACAAGTCAGTTTGTTCATGATGGGTTGTCATCTATGTGTTTTCCTGTATCTTTCAGTGACTTTCAGTGACCTTAAAGTTATTTGTAGTTAACTTCTGTTTAATCCTGTGTCTCTAAGCTACACTTTGCACTGCACCACGACACATTttctcccagaacacagtgggcCCTCCTTTTTCTCCAGTTGGCACCAGAGTCCCAGACCACCCCTAGTTTTAACTAATTGCCAATGTCAGCATACCAGAAACATACCCTTTAATGTCTCTGAAGTAGTGGAATTGTAAAGccaaaaacaaatagaaaaatctAAAGAACAAAACCAATGTAAGAACaaacattatgtttttttgtgAATGGAGTTCTCATTTAATAAGATATACATATGCAAACATGATCCAAATTCACACGGAGTCAACCTTGACCTGATTATTGTTTGTCAACATTGGTGATGGTTTGCTTTTAATCTTCTCTGCATCATTGGAACTTTCTTGAAAGAAAAACTTTGCAGTACAAATAGAAATGATAATCCTCTTGTACTCCCTCCTGAAATTCTGGTTCAAGAGACCATATATAATAGCATTAAGGCAACTGTTGAAATATGCCATGTAATAACTGCCAACAAATAACCATTCAGGAATTCTGGGGAGAATTGTGTCTGGGTTCACGGCCACAGCCAGGCCTATGAAGTTCAGTGGTGCCCAGCAGACTGCAAATAACACAAAAACCacaaacatggtcaaaaagttccTGAAATCGTGAGGTTTCAGTTTAGGTTTATTATCAGGCTTTACCCTACGTCTCACCTGTATAACCAAGATCCAAATACGTAAGTAGCAAAAAGTTACAATAGTAATCGGGAGTATAAAATGGAAAAATACCACTGCTATGGTATACGTGGAGCTGACAGACTGGGAGAATGTACATGAGTAGATCCGAGCATCATATTGTAAAGATCCAACAAATAAatttggcacaatggcaatgaatGTTAGCACCCAAATCAGAATCACATAGAACAATGAATTTTTGTCACTGTATAATTTGTCGTATTTGAGGCTATGACAAATGTAACAATAACGGTTGATTGCAACACCAGCAATGTTGAATATAGATCCTATTACGCTTATTCCCATCAAGAATCCACTAATTTGGCAGTGGAGATATCCAAGATTCCATCCTTTTCTAAATATCGATGTCAGTACCAACGGATATGGGTAGATGGCCACCACAAGATCTGCCACAGCCAGACTAACGACAAATATATTTCCTACAAAAGAACAACAAAGTACAGAGGttagtattttagttttagtttttttaaatgataactTCACAAACCACATGCCAACTAAGCGAAAGGGAGTGTagaatttttttaccattttgttttatttattattactatctAAActactggtatatatatatatatatatatatatatatatatatatatatatatatatatatatatatatatatatatatatatatatgaatgaatcACAATATAGTTTGGAAGTGTTAGGTTTACATCTTACTCTTGTATTGAAAACCTTTTTGTGGTCTGGATGTCACTATGTGAAGGTGTGCTGTTTGGATCAATCCTGTCCAGAATCCAATTTGTAACAGGGACCCTTAAAAAAGTCATGTGACAAGTGACGCAACGTGTCGGGGAGGAGCCAAGTGATGATACCCATCGTGTCCTAACAGGAGATGCAGAGTGAGGAGCTTGCTACATTGTATCTGATTCTATACAAATGCGCTGGTTATAGGATCGAATGTGAGTCATACTCTTTACACTTCAGACCTAGTGACCAGTATTAACATATCACGCTATACGAAGCAATACAAAGCAATTTAGAGAGGAACACATGTGAAAAACACCTGAAGCCTGTTACAAATTGGATTCTGGACAGGATTTATCCAAACAGCAGGGACTTTTTCATTGATCTCATTCTACCAGGCAAGCCCCTTTTACCAGTCtgtggaagttttttttaatatgatttaatatttttttcccacggaATCTGCACATATATcagtttttattgtatttatgtgTTATTAGATGGAATTTATCACGTATATTATATTAATTGTGGTGTATAATAGAAGGTTGATTTTAGCGCATCATCACACattaattcatatatatatatatatatatatatatatatatatatatatatacatacatatacagtgaggaaaataagtatttgaacaccctgctattttgcaagttctcccacttggaaatcatggaggggtctgaaattgtcatcgtaggtgcatgtccactgtgagagacataatcaaaaaaaaaaaaattccagaaatcacaatttatgattttttaactatttatttgtatgatacagctgcaaataagtatttgaacacctgtctatcagctagaattctgaccctcaaagacctgttagtctgcctttaaaatgtccacctccactccatttattatcctaaattagatgcacctgtttgaggtcattagctgcataaagacacctgtccaccccatacaatcagtaagaatccaactactaacatggccaagaccaaagagctgtccaaagacactagagacacaattgtacacctccacaaggctggaaagggctacggggaaattgccaagcagcttggtgaaaaaaggtccactgttggagcaatcattagaaaatggaagaagctaaacatgactgtcaatctccctcggactggggctccatgcaaaatctcacctcgtggggtctcaatgatcctaagaaaggtgagaaatcagcccaggactacacgggaggagctggtcaatgacctgaaaagagctgggaccaccgtttccaaggttactgttggtaatacactaagacgtcatggtttgaaatcatgcatggcacggaaggttaccctgcttaaaccagcacatgtcaaggcccgtcttatgtttgccaatgaccatttggatgatccagaggagtcatgggagaaagtcatgtggtcagatgagaccaaaatagaactttttggtcataattccactaaccatgtttggaggaagaagaatgatgagtaccatcccaagaacaccatccctactgtgaagcatgggggtggtagcatcatgctttgggggtgtttttctgcacatgggacagggcgactgcactgtattaaggagaggatgaccggggccatgtattgcgagattttgggcaacaacctccttccctcagttagagctttgaagatgggtcgaggctgggtcttccaacatgacaatgacccgaagcacacagccaggataaccaaggagtggctctgtaagaagcatatcaaggttctggcgtggcctagccagtctccagacctaaacccaatagagaatctttggagggagctcaaactccgtgtttctcagcgacagcccagaaacctgactgatctagagaagatctgtgtggaggagtgggccaaaatccctcctccagtgtgtgcaaacctggtgaaaaactacaagaaacgtttgacctctgtaattgcaaacaaaggctactgtaccaaatattaacattgattttctcaggtgttcaaatacttatttgcagctgtatcatacaaataaatagttaaaaaaatcatacattgtgatttctggattttttttttttggattatgtctctcacagtggacatgcacctacgataacaatttcagacccccccatgatttccaagtgggagaacttgcaaaatagcagggtgttcaaatacttattttcctcactgtatatatatatatatatatatatatatatatatatatatatatatatatatatatatatatatatatcaggggaatatatatatataaatatacactatattgtcgtaAGTATTGTGATGCCTTCCctaacacgcacatgaactttaacggcatcccagtcttagtccgtagggttcaatattgagttggagtgtgtctatgggaatgtttcaccattcttccagaagcgcatttgtgaggtcagaaactgatgttggatgagaaggcctggctcacagtctccgctccaatttatcccaaaggtgttcactggtgtgcagtcatgttggaacaggaaagggccatccccaaactgttcccacaaagttgggagcatgaagttGGTattctgacaccttaagagtccTCTTCACTGGAACTGACAGGCCAATCCAAAGgaataactagaaccttcagggccctgatgcaagaaaccataaaagcccccccccccgacctgggCCATTCCCTCTGAGCCCAAAGCCCTTCCCACTAATCCCACAAACCTTTACGGTCCCGCAGCAGATCCCTTTCATATGTTGTGCAGTCCTTCAGTCTTGAACCCTGCCATGGTGGTGGAAggccagggcccagtcgcaagtgtgacctttgcgaccctggtagttctgccagTGGTGTCAGTGTGAACTGTGAATTGTgtgagtcagtagggcagtggacgtggtcagtgggatagtggacatggtcagtagaacagtggacatgatcagtagagcagtgggtgtggtcagtagggcagtggacatggtcagtagagaagtggacatggtcagcagggcagtggacatggtaagtagggcagtggacatggtcagtagagcagtggatgagattagtagggcagtgggtggggtcagtagtttttattttttattatttatgtatttatttattttttaccatttttattttattttataatttatttttttgtttgttttttgaaggGAGGGAGATAGTGGAGGGCAGTTTAGGGGGACAGCATGATGGGAGgtgggtagtggagggcagtatggggGGACAGCATGATGGGAtaggggtagtggagggcagtatggggATCAGAAtgatgggggtagtggagggcagaaTGGGGGACAGaatgatgggagggggtagtggagggcagtatggggAGATAGCATGATGGGAGGAGGGGTAGTGGAGGCCAGTATGGGGGGACAGCATGATGGGAAGAGGGTTAGTGGAGGCCAGTATGGGGGGATAGCATTatggggggtagtggagggcagtatggggGACAGCATGATAGGAGGGGGTAGTGGAGGACAGTATAGGGGGACAGCTTGATGGGAGAATGGTAGTGAAGGTCAGTATGGGGTACAGCATGATGGgagggggggtagtggagggcagtatggggGACAGCATTATGGGAGGGGGGTAATGGAGGACAGTATGGGGGGACAGCATGTTGGGAGGGGGGTAGGGAGGGCAGTATGGGGGGACAgcatgatgggagggggtagtggAGGAAATTATGTGGGGACAGCATGGTGggagggggtagtggagggcagtatggggAGGCAGCATGATGGGAGGGGGCAGTGAGGGCAGTATGTGAGGACAGCATGACCGGAGGGGGGCAGTATGGGAGGGAGCAGAGTGACAGTCAGCAGCACACCTGGAACACTTCTCGCTCTGCTTTGAAAGAGAGTTTTTTGCTTACCAGGAACGGCCTCTGGGCAGGGAGCATtaactgagatgccattaaagttcatgtgcgtgtaaggcaggcattccaatacttttgacaacatagtATATAAATATGTCTTTAGCTATTTTACTGAAGTTCTGCTATAAGGTAGAAGTCAGTGAATAATTATACAAGCTTAAATCTATCTATAAAATAAACATGTTTCACGATTTCctgaatatggaaaaaaaaaactttaattagATAAATATCATTACAAGACTGACTAAGTGAAAACGTTGTATATCATGATTTGTGAAAAACAGAAGTCATATTAATATTTTAATAGGCACCTATTTTGGAGGCCCTCAAATCATTTTTGCATCACGAGTTGTTTCTTTGTTTATGTCTCCTGATAGTTTTGAATGTCTTGTAAAATATGCAGAATGTTCTTCCTGATATAATTAAATATGCATTACCCCAGACATCATTAGTTCTAGAGAAAACTGTGAGGAACATTCCAaagattcatttttttctttagggtaatgtcatcttctttttttttttgcagcattttaaaCAcacttcaattattatttttctttaatatcCCTCATTTGTAACTGATATGTATAAATAATGGATGCTTCTCAAATCTACATGGAGGTATGTTGGAAAAAGTActgcaaaaaaagaaacaagtaaaacatattttaaagcTGCTTTACATACCTGCATGCAGCTTTGGTATACGATTGGAATTTAAATTGACTTTTGAGGAGCATGCAACAGAATGTGTTATATTAATACATTTGGAAATCTTCTAACTCCACTGGAAATATGTAAAATAGAAAGCTAAAGGGTGACCAGCAATACATAAGGGATTACACAGTACCCGTTATTGAAACACAAACTCGAGTTAGATGATACCGTCTGCTTCTAAACCAATTTCATTTCTGCTGTTTGGAAATCAAATGCTTTCCTCACTGGTTCCTTTGCTACGTCTCTTATATGCTCTCTAACACATTAGCATTCTTTTCATGAAGTCATGGTAAGGATTTCTGCTGCatttcccccctttttatttgttaaaaagcgTGAAAGTGCTGATCctatagtgtaaaaataaattttgCACACGTAATTCaaagtttttaacattttgtacaTTCTGCTTACTCATAGGGTCATTTAcaaagcacaaaaaaagtgcgggttcggtgcatttttaatgcacacATGCACTTATTTGTCATCTTCATACATAATCAAGTACTATCTACTTCGCATTGATCTCAACAGTTGTTTTCCTCTTTTCTAGTAAAAGATTGATGAATATATGTGAGTGTGCGCCAGCCTGTAAATACTCATAGTAAAACATCACATTAAAGTGTTTTTGACATGCAAAGAGCTTTAAAATCAGCAGGGAGTGTGAAATTAAGAAGGCTTGGGTGGTTTCTAAGGGTGCAATGGGCATTAAATGGCTCCTGAGTGTTACAGAAACTCCATTCAAGGATGTTGGATCTTATTgtgccttttatttattttattttttttacagaaaaaatgaaaaaaaaagaagaataaaacaCGAAACGCAAAAGCAGTAACAATAATGTTGGGATCCATCTAGAAGCATCCCAGTATTCCACtgggaggcctcgtacacacgaccgagaaactcatcagaatccatcaagaaacttggtgggagagcttttttgccgaggaaaacggtcgtgtgtccgtttttcatcgaggaaactgtcgaggaactcgacgaggaaaaaagagaacaagttctctttttcctcgacgtgaGTCTCAATTTTcacgtcgtgttcctcgtcgggctggttttcggcgagaaacacatttgtgtgtatgcttagaaacccgcgcatgctcagaataaagtatgagacgagagtaaaagtagcatttgtaatggagatacacatttttcacactgtaacagacagaaaagtgcaaatcgtctcttactaaacttttacttaacacgcagtaacatgagattagcaaaagcagccccaagccattgtatgtgttgtaagtcaccgcgtttgagaacgaggagattttgtcttgaccgtgtgtacacaaagcaagcttgtcgagttcctcgacaagcctaacaaggaactcgtcgaggaaaacgatgagtttctcggtcgtgtgtacgaggccggagactgagccagccactcccaaaGTGTGCAAAAAATGTACATTATTAAGACAAATATAAAACAATGACTCTCCCACACTTTCTGTTCTCAGGGTAATTAGATCTTTCAGGAAgactgaggctccattcacactaatgcgttttttggtgcattttgcagaaatgcagggaaattctttaacatggtttcctatggaacatgttcacatcaatttttttttgtgtctctgcatttttggaaagggccggtgactttttttccccgcaaaaagcagcgttttgcatataatagaattcaatggacccgcatacAAAATGCAAGTACAGCGTTTTTAACGCAATTTTGCCacaatttgcgttttttttacctgtttatagctggctgttaaaggaaatgtaaaaaaataaaaattgcaggctaaaaaaacaaaaaatgtttaaaaaaaaacaaaaaacgcaaatcgcggtaaaatcactgTAGAAGCACATgtcgaaaaacgcagcaagcaccgtaaaaagcactgcaaaaacgctcaaaagcaacatgcataggtgtgaatcgagccttaaggAGAAGAAACCTGAAGATATCT
This window encodes:
- the MTNR1A gene encoding melatonin receptor type 1A, yielding MAQLLSQPMRKESLRRANALVHITVTKRSSGNIFVVSLAVADLVVAIYPYPLVLTSIFRKGWNLGYLHCQISGFLMGISVIGSIFNIAGVAINRYCYICHSLKYDKLYSDKNSLFYVILIWVLTFIAIVPNLFVGSLQYDARIYSCTFSQSVSSTYTIAVVFFHFILPITIVTFCYLRIWILVIQVRRRVKPDNKPKLKPHDFRNFLTMFVVFVLFAVCWAPLNFIGLAVAVNPDTILPRIPEWLFVGSYYMAYFNSCLNAIIYGLLNQNFRREYKRIIISICTAKFFFQESSNDAEKIKSKPSPMLTNNNQVKVDSV